The Miscanthus floridulus cultivar M001 chromosome 7, ASM1932011v1, whole genome shotgun sequence genome includes a region encoding these proteins:
- the LOC136466598 gene encoding pentatricopeptide repeat-containing protein At2g17140-like has product MSSSPCAANLLALLRRNAASPAVALRLFLHLSSAACPPPPRSTSFLARLVTAHPAADALLPRLHRHILSFPDPSSHLIALLSCSDILPLRLAIPAFRSLRALASAPPPPSPVYNRLILAALRESRLDLVEALYKDLLLAGAQPDVFTRNLLLQALCDAGRMELAQRVFDAMPARNEFSFGILARGYCRAGRSIDALKVLDGMPSMNLVVCNTVVAGFCKEGLVEEAERLVERMRVQGLAPNVVTFNARISALCKAGRVLDAYRIFKDMQEDWQHGLPRPDQVTFDVMLSGFCDAGFVDEAQVLVDIMRCGGFLRRVESYNRWLSGLVRNGRVGGAQELLREMAHEGIQPNSYTYNIIVSGLCKEGKAFDARRVENFIRSGVMSPDVVTYTSLLHAYCSKGNIAAANRILDEMAQKGCAPNSFTYNVLLQSLWRAGRTTEVERLLERMSEKGYSLDTAGCNIIIDGLCRNSKLDVATGIVDGMWEEGSTALGRLGNSFLSVVSDSSISQRCLPDRITYSILINALCKEGRFDEAKKKLLEMIAKDISPDSVIYDTFIHGYCKHGKTSLAIKVLRDMEKKGCNPNTRTYNLLIRGFEEKHKSDEIMKLMSEMKEKGISPNVMTYNSLIKSFCERGMVNKAMPLLDEMLENELVPNITSFDLLIKAFCKITDFPSAQMVFDAALRTCGQKEVLFCLMCTELSTYGKWIEAKNVLEMALEMRVSIQSFPYKQIISGLCEVEEVDHAHSLLKLLIAKRHLFDPAAFMPVIDALGDRGKKQDVDMLSAKMMEMADRNDGLGTDSGRITPVSCKHEHERNGESDWRTLLHRDDSAHTIMKITKRVRTGWGQRGNVYEHKQQQGDDFYVLENTG; this is encoded by the exons ATGTCCTCCTCCCCCTGCGCCGCCAACCTGCTCGCGCTCCTCCGCCGCAACGCCGCCTCCCCGGCCGTCGCACTCCGACTCTTCCTCCACCTCTCCTCCGCGGCCTGCCCTCCCCCGCCGCGCTCCACGTCCTTCCTCGCCCGCCTCGTCACCGCGCACCCCGCCGCCGACGCGCTCCTCCCGCGCCTCCACCGCCACATCCTCTCCTTCCCTGATCCCTCCTCCCACCTCATCGCCCTCCTCTCCTGCTCTGACATCCTCCCGCTGCGCCTCGCCATCCCCGCCTTCCGCTCCCTCCGCGCGCTCgcgtccgcgccgccgccgcccagcccCGTCTACAACCGCCTCATTCTCGCCGCGCTCCGCGAGTCCCGCCTCGACCTTGTCGAGGCGCTCTACAAGGACCTGCTCCTCGCCGGCGCCCAGCCGGACGTCTTCACTCGCAACCTCCTGCTCCAGGCGCTCTGTGACGCCGGCCGCATGGAGCTTGCCCAGAGGGTGTTCGACGCAATGCCCGCCAGGAATGAGTTCAGTTTTGGGATCCTGGCGCGAGGGTACTGCCGTGCGGGGAGGAGCATTGATGCTCTCAAGGTACTCGACGGAATGCCGAGCATGAACCTGGTGGTTTGCAACACGGTGGTCGCAGGGTTCTGCAAGGAGGGCCTGGTGGAGGAGGCTGAGAGGCTGGTGGAAAGGATGCGTGTGCAGGGGCTGGCACCAAACGTTGTGACGTTCAATGCGAGGATCTCTGCACTCTGCAAGGCTGGGCGGGTGCTAGACGCTTACAGGATATTCAAGGACATGCAGGAGGATTGGCAGCATGGGCTGCCGAGGCCTGATCAGGTGACTTTTGACGTAATGTTGAGTGGGTTCTGTGATGCTGGGTTTGTTGATGAGGCACAGGTTCTAGTGGATATTATGAGGTGTGGTGGTTTCCTGAGGAGGGTTGAAAGTTACAACCGCTGGTTGTCAGGGTTGGTGAGGAATGGGAGGGTCGGCGGAGCGCAGGAGCTTCTGAGAGAGATGGCGCATGAAGGAATCCAGCCTAACAGCTACACATACAATATTATCGTCTCTGGGTTGTGCAAGGAGGGCAAGGCTTTTGATGCGAGGAGAGTAGAGAATTTCATTAGGAGTGGTGTGATGTCCCCAGATGTTGTGACTTACACTAGTTTGCTCCATGCCTATTGCTCAAAGGGCAACATTGCTGCCGCCAACAGGATTCTTGATGAGATGGCACAGAAAGGGTGTGCACCAAATTCATTTACTTATAATGTTCTGCTGCAGAGTCTTTGGAGAGCTGGTAGGACCACAGAGGTAGAACGGTTGTTAGAGAGGATGAGTGAGAAAGGATACAGTTTGGATACAGCAGGCTGCAATATTATTATTGATGGATTATGCAGGAATAGTAAATTAGATGTGGCTACGGGCATTGTTGATGGGATGTGGGAAGAAGGAAGCACAGCTCTTGGCCGACTGGGGAATTCGTTCCTTAGTGTAGTTAGTGATTCTTCCATCAGCCAAAGATGTCTTCCTGATCGTATCACATATTCTATTTTGATAAATGCATTGTGCAAAGAAGGCAGGTTTGATGAAGCCAAGAAGAAATTACTTGAGATGATAGCGAAAGATATTTCCCCTGATTCAGTTATATATGACACCTTTATTCACGGGTATTGTAAGCATGGAAAAACCTCTCTGGCTATTAAGGTTCTGAGGGACATGGAAAAGAAAGGTTGCAACCCAAACACAAGGACATACAACTTGTTGATTCGGGGATTTGAAGAAAAACATAAATCAGATGAAATCATGAAATTGATGAGTGAAATGAAGGAGAAAGGAATTTCTCCTAATGTGATGACCTACAATAGCTTGATAAAGTCCTTTTGTGAACGAGGAATGGTTAACAAGGCCATGCCTCTTTTGGATGAAATGCTAGAAAATGAATTAGTTCCTAATATAACTTCTTTTGACTTGTTGATCAAGGCTTTTTGCAAGATCACAGATTTCCCTTCAGCGCAGATGGTTTTTGATGCTGCTTTGAGAACATGTGGGCAGAAGGAAGTGCTCTTTTGCTTAATGTGCACTGAACTCTCGACTTATGGTAAATGGATTGAAGCTAAGAACGTTCTAGAAATGGCACTTGAAATGAGGGTCTCTATCCAGAGTTTCCCGTATAAGCAGATAATTTCTGGGCTATGTGAAGTTGAGGAGGTGGATCATGCACATAGCCTTCTCAAGTTGTTAATAGCTAAACGACATTTGTTTGATCCAGCAGCATTCATGCCAGTGATAGATGCATTAGGTGATAGGGGAAAGAAACAGGATGTTGATATGCTGTCAGCGAAAATGATGGAAATGGCTGACCGTAATGATGGTCTTGGAACTGATTCTGGTAGGATTACCCCTGTAAGCTGTAAGCATGAGCATGAAAGGAATGGTGAAAGTGATTGGCGTACTCTTTTGCACAG AGATGACAGTGCCCACACGATTATGAAAATTACAAAGAGAGTGAGGACAGGATGGGGTCAAAGAGGCAATGTATATGAGCATAAACAGCAACAGGGTGATGACTTTTATGTACTTGAGAACACTGGCTA
- the LOC136466599 gene encoding uncharacterized protein isoform X2 → MDPAGPRVATDPAGSGAALPREELDGRGGGACSGAAAAEGSASRLAGAGLGDPRAGFLESLGQAEAYLHPYTMDVPQLTAEALMEKLHGNESLPCGKENIGTDLQPKPDPEHVDNRMSVARLGLDLNTVDSSDAADLNPFFPYKKLGQSKVSDPSECGSTTGATEESESHRKWREMKQNGFLSSSHGSAMVPRPHGRASKRKRDDEFKKSTSTQHGQANKSMKVAAPSGLLSGLNPGIINHVRNSKQVYSIIKAMVHSERLENENQPAFTSQTGKRGREVSERIQDQKYGGGFMKCHSLMKDNNVVFHQTLPTTLHFLPQDGDSLKLQLSSAVTMSSDRICSTSADDPASNHDYMTVLSVKAASVASQWLELLHQDIRGRLAALKRSRKRVRNALHTELPYLILTEFPSNQENESSIANTSEAGCTDKAVSEEHVARWRSLFVQMDRALQEEGKQLEKRLKQVQEMQLNCDKGLKHMTCESPLLGPMAELWKLKNPDISESEWAVQAAAASIYSTCNMVMRAENNVPCF, encoded by the exons ATGGACCCCGCGGGGCCGCGCGTGGCCACGGATCCCGCCGGATCGGGGGCCGCGCTGCCGCGCGAG GAATTGGacgggagaggaggaggagcgtgCAGCGGCGCCGCAGCGGCGGAGGGGAGCGCGTCGCGGCTGGCGGGCGCTGGACTGGGAG ATCCGAGGGCTGGATTTCTGGAATCTTTGGGTCAAGCTGAAGCATATTTGCACCCATATACCATGGATGTTCCTCAGTTGACTGCTGAAG CATTAATGGAGAAGTTGCATGGTAATGAGTCCTTGCCATGTGGTAAGGAGAACATCGGAACAGATCTCCAACCTAAACCTGATCCGGAACATGTTGATAATAGGATGAGTGTTGCACGTCTTGGGTTGGACCTTAACACAGTAGATAGTTCTGATGCAGCAGATCTTAACCCTTTCTTCCCTTACAAGAAGCTGGGGCAGTCGAAAGTCAGTGATCCATCAGAATGCGGCAGCACTACTGGTGCTACAGAAGAAAGCGAGTCACACAGAAAGTGGAGAGAAATGAAGCAGAATGGCTTTCTTTCTTCATCTCATGGAAGTGCAATGGTGCCTAGGCCACATGGTCGAGCCTCAAAAAGGAAAAGGGATGATGAATTCAAAAAGAGCACTTCTACACAGCATGGCCAGGCTAACAAGTCTATGAAGGTTGCTGCTCCTAGTGGCCTATTATCTGGGCTAAACCCTGGAATCATTAACCATGTGAGAAATAGCAAGCAGGTGTACTCCATAATAAAGGCTATGGTACACTCTGAGAGGCTTGAGAATGAGAACCAGCCTGCCTTTACTAGTCAAACAGGTAAAAGAGGGAGAGAAGTTAGTGAGAGAATTCAGGATCAGAAATATGGTGGTGGTTTCATGAAGTGCCATTCGTTGATGAAAGATAATAATGTGGTGTTTCACCAAACACTGCCTACCACATTGCATTTCCTTCCACAGGATGGTGATAGTCTCAAACTGCAACTCTCATCAGCAGTCACTATGTCTTCAGATAGGATCTGCAGTACATCAGCTGATGATCCAGCATCTAATCATGATTACATGACTGTACTGTCAGTAAAAG CGGCCAGTGTTGCTTCTCAGTGGTTGGAATTACTGCATCAGGACATCAGGGGACGCCTTGCTG CTTTAAAGCGCAGCAGGAAGAGAGTCAGAAATGCTCTTCACACGGAACTGCCATACCTAATCTTGACAGAATTTCCATCTAATCAAGAGAATGAATCATCCATTGCAAATACTTCTGAGGCTGGATGTACTGACAAAGCAGTTTCAGAAGAGCATGTGGCTCGATGGAGGTCTCTGTTTGTCCAGATGGACAGAGCACTTCAGGAGGAAGGGAAACAACTG GAGAAGCGGTTGAAGCAAGTGCAAGAAATGCAATTGAATTGTGATAAAGGCCTCAAACACATGACCTGTGAATCTCCTCTGCTAGGACCTATGGCTGAACTATG GAAGCTGAAGAACCCAGATATTTCTGAGAGCGAGTGGGCGGTGCAAGCCGCTGCCGCATCAATCTACTCGACCTGCAACATGGTCATGAGAGCGGAGAACAACGTGCCTTGCTTCTGA
- the LOC136466599 gene encoding uncharacterized protein isoform X1, whose product MDPAGPRVATDPAGSGAALPREELDGRGGGACSGAAAAEGSASRLAGAGLGDPRAGFLESLGQAEAYLHPYTMDVPQLTAEGATQCGDRVSLLPQTGALQSETPCLTLGRDSNAALMEKLHGNESLPCGKENIGTDLQPKPDPEHVDNRMSVARLGLDLNTVDSSDAADLNPFFPYKKLGQSKVSDPSECGSTTGATEESESHRKWREMKQNGFLSSSHGSAMVPRPHGRASKRKRDDEFKKSTSTQHGQANKSMKVAAPSGLLSGLNPGIINHVRNSKQVYSIIKAMVHSERLENENQPAFTSQTGKRGREVSERIQDQKYGGGFMKCHSLMKDNNVVFHQTLPTTLHFLPQDGDSLKLQLSSAVTMSSDRICSTSADDPASNHDYMTVLSVKAASVASQWLELLHQDIRGRLAALKRSRKRVRNALHTELPYLILTEFPSNQENESSIANTSEAGCTDKAVSEEHVARWRSLFVQMDRALQEEGKQLEKRLKQVQEMQLNCDKGLKHMTCESPLLGPMAELWKLKNPDISESEWAVQAAAASIYSTCNMVMRAENNVPCF is encoded by the exons ATGGACCCCGCGGGGCCGCGCGTGGCCACGGATCCCGCCGGATCGGGGGCCGCGCTGCCGCGCGAG GAATTGGacgggagaggaggaggagcgtgCAGCGGCGCCGCAGCGGCGGAGGGGAGCGCGTCGCGGCTGGCGGGCGCTGGACTGGGAG ATCCGAGGGCTGGATTTCTGGAATCTTTGGGTCAAGCTGAAGCATATTTGCACCCATATACCATGGATGTTCCTCAGTTGACTGCTGAAGGTGCCACACAATGTGGAGATAGAGTGTCTTTATTGCCCCAGACTGGGGCACTTCAGTCAGAAACTCCTTGTCTGACCTTGGGTCGTGATTCCAATGCAGCATTAATGGAGAAGTTGCATGGTAATGAGTCCTTGCCATGTGGTAAGGAGAACATCGGAACAGATCTCCAACCTAAACCTGATCCGGAACATGTTGATAATAGGATGAGTGTTGCACGTCTTGGGTTGGACCTTAACACAGTAGATAGTTCTGATGCAGCAGATCTTAACCCTTTCTTCCCTTACAAGAAGCTGGGGCAGTCGAAAGTCAGTGATCCATCAGAATGCGGCAGCACTACTGGTGCTACAGAAGAAAGCGAGTCACACAGAAAGTGGAGAGAAATGAAGCAGAATGGCTTTCTTTCTTCATCTCATGGAAGTGCAATGGTGCCTAGGCCACATGGTCGAGCCTCAAAAAGGAAAAGGGATGATGAATTCAAAAAGAGCACTTCTACACAGCATGGCCAGGCTAACAAGTCTATGAAGGTTGCTGCTCCTAGTGGCCTATTATCTGGGCTAAACCCTGGAATCATTAACCATGTGAGAAATAGCAAGCAGGTGTACTCCATAATAAAGGCTATGGTACACTCTGAGAGGCTTGAGAATGAGAACCAGCCTGCCTTTACTAGTCAAACAGGTAAAAGAGGGAGAGAAGTTAGTGAGAGAATTCAGGATCAGAAATATGGTGGTGGTTTCATGAAGTGCCATTCGTTGATGAAAGATAATAATGTGGTGTTTCACCAAACACTGCCTACCACATTGCATTTCCTTCCACAGGATGGTGATAGTCTCAAACTGCAACTCTCATCAGCAGTCACTATGTCTTCAGATAGGATCTGCAGTACATCAGCTGATGATCCAGCATCTAATCATGATTACATGACTGTACTGTCAGTAAAAG CGGCCAGTGTTGCTTCTCAGTGGTTGGAATTACTGCATCAGGACATCAGGGGACGCCTTGCTG CTTTAAAGCGCAGCAGGAAGAGAGTCAGAAATGCTCTTCACACGGAACTGCCATACCTAATCTTGACAGAATTTCCATCTAATCAAGAGAATGAATCATCCATTGCAAATACTTCTGAGGCTGGATGTACTGACAAAGCAGTTTCAGAAGAGCATGTGGCTCGATGGAGGTCTCTGTTTGTCCAGATGGACAGAGCACTTCAGGAGGAAGGGAAACAACTG GAGAAGCGGTTGAAGCAAGTGCAAGAAATGCAATTGAATTGTGATAAAGGCCTCAAACACATGACCTGTGAATCTCCTCTGCTAGGACCTATGGCTGAACTATG GAAGCTGAAGAACCCAGATATTTCTGAGAGCGAGTGGGCGGTGCAAGCCGCTGCCGCATCAATCTACTCGACCTGCAACATGGTCATGAGAGCGGAGAACAACGTGCCTTGCTTCTGA